A single region of the Actinoplanes sp. SE50/110 genome encodes:
- a CDS encoding helix-turn-helix transcriptional regulator — MTASETTGSTIPRRTLGLALRKAREDAGITMAAAADVIGQSVQSLRRIEQGTVSTPKGKVTLLCMHYGIPNQTRLVYEQLALETRSKGWWQSFGDAVPAWFELYVVLEQTADRIRSFDPLLVSGLLQESGYMDAAILAVEPDLKADEVAARAEVRRSRQRQLTRSFPQPPQLDVILTEPVLMVDLPEGVMRAQLWHLLKATELPHVSVRVIPLAAGLHRASVTGPFTLLDFPIEGGNRPPSTVYSESQTGAIYLDRPHEIEAYERVWNGIDAAALDQARSVKLMSQRLKELNDRES, encoded by the coding sequence GTGACAGCTTCCGAGACGACCGGATCCACCATCCCCCGGCGCACACTCGGGCTCGCGCTGCGAAAGGCGCGCGAGGACGCCGGGATCACGATGGCGGCGGCGGCCGACGTGATCGGACAGTCCGTGCAGAGTCTCCGCCGCATCGAGCAGGGCACCGTCTCCACACCCAAGGGCAAGGTGACCCTGTTGTGCATGCACTACGGAATTCCGAACCAGACCCGCCTGGTGTACGAGCAGTTGGCGCTGGAGACAAGATCCAAAGGCTGGTGGCAGTCCTTCGGAGACGCCGTGCCTGCCTGGTTCGAGCTCTACGTGGTGCTGGAGCAGACCGCGGACCGAATCCGTTCATTCGACCCGCTGCTCGTGTCCGGGCTGCTGCAGGAGAGCGGCTATATGGATGCGGCAATTCTGGCCGTTGAACCAGACCTGAAAGCCGACGAAGTGGCGGCTCGCGCAGAGGTACGGCGCTCACGGCAACGGCAGCTGACCCGTTCCTTCCCGCAGCCCCCACAACTGGACGTCATCCTCACCGAGCCGGTCCTGATGGTCGATCTTCCCGAAGGCGTGATGCGCGCACAACTGTGGCATCTGTTGAAGGCAACCGAACTGCCTCACGTGTCAGTGCGCGTCATACCGCTGGCGGCGGGCTTGCACCGAGCGTCCGTTACCGGCCCGTTCACGCTCTTGGACTTTCCGATCGAAGGCGGCAACCGGCCGCCGAGCACGGTTTACAGCGAGAGCCAGACCGGTGCGATCTACCTTGACCGCCCACACGAGATAGAGGCCTACGAGCGGGTCTGGAATGGGATCGACGCCGCAGCGCTCGACCAGGCGAGATCGGTAAAGTTGATGTCCCAGAGGTTGAAGGAGCTGAACGATCGTGAGTCTTGA
- a CDS encoding GAF domain-containing SpoIIE family protein phosphatase → MRQSGQRPGGRATRADLARAAVLIRTASRLARVDTPDDVLQMLATDAVHAFGARSISAVITAPGGPGFLAVAGDGVRLTRNDRIARLDPESPVAAVMRDRSPGRPVPAGPLVLPILVDDRTLGAIEIDTDDPELDFLSALIAQFAQAWDRTVARADADRAHVQLQALNDLSGRLGSAAEPAQVFRALLDTVVPRLARGVLIHYPGSDKVPSLIAGTHADRLRWQSLEAAVNGDPAHPQTTATIGEVLRSGASAITTVDTESWLVSPMQDGVDRLGVLTLVRDAAQPFTDRDIPFASEWSHRAAVALARIRDAQRLRRVADELQSGLLPRRLPAVAGLSLAGRYRPGRRDLQVGGDFYDVFRTGGDRLSVVIGDVCGTGPVAASRTALVRHSTRAFARVLTGPDQICAAASEALLQQEELNGAFCSMAYASLRTGGDRITVDLVLAGHPRPLLRHADGRVCEIGTSGTVLGVVRDVAYTVTRHHLTPGETLLFYTDGASERRHGDRFLAADGLRDLLAEAPAGSAEELLDHLMERILGFSDQPLADDLALVAVHSE, encoded by the coding sequence GTGCGGCAGAGTGGGCAGCGGCCCGGTGGGCGGGCCACACGCGCGGATCTGGCGCGCGCCGCGGTGCTGATCCGGACCGCGTCGCGGCTGGCCCGCGTCGACACCCCGGACGACGTGCTGCAGATGCTGGCCACCGACGCGGTGCACGCGTTCGGGGCCCGGTCGATCAGCGCGGTGATCACCGCGCCGGGTGGTCCCGGATTCCTGGCCGTCGCCGGTGACGGCGTGCGGCTGACCCGCAATGACCGGATCGCCCGGCTCGACCCGGAGTCACCGGTGGCCGCCGTGATGCGCGACCGCTCCCCCGGGCGGCCCGTCCCGGCCGGACCGCTGGTGCTGCCCATCCTGGTCGACGACCGGACGCTGGGCGCCATCGAAATCGACACCGACGACCCGGAGCTCGATTTCCTGTCCGCGCTGATCGCGCAGTTCGCCCAGGCCTGGGACCGGACCGTGGCCCGCGCCGACGCCGACCGCGCCCACGTCCAGTTGCAGGCGCTCAACGACCTGTCCGGCCGGTTGGGCAGCGCCGCCGAACCGGCCCAGGTGTTCCGGGCGCTGCTCGACACCGTCGTGCCCCGGCTGGCCCGCGGCGTGCTGATCCACTATCCGGGCAGCGACAAGGTGCCGTCGCTGATCGCCGGCACGCACGCCGACCGGCTGCGCTGGCAGAGCCTGGAGGCGGCGGTCAACGGCGATCCGGCCCACCCGCAGACCACCGCAACGATCGGCGAGGTGCTGCGCAGCGGGGCCAGCGCGATCACCACCGTGGACACGGAGTCGTGGCTGGTCAGCCCGATGCAGGACGGCGTCGACCGGCTCGGCGTGCTGACCCTGGTGCGCGACGCAGCCCAGCCGTTCACCGACCGCGACATTCCGTTCGCCAGCGAGTGGAGCCACCGGGCGGCGGTCGCGCTGGCCCGGATCCGTGACGCGCAGCGGCTGCGCCGGGTCGCCGACGAGCTGCAGAGCGGTCTGCTCCCCCGCCGGCTGCCCGCGGTGGCCGGCCTGAGCCTGGCCGGGCGGTATCGCCCCGGCCGGCGCGACCTGCAGGTCGGCGGCGACTTCTACGACGTCTTCCGGACAGGCGGCGACCGGCTGTCCGTGGTGATCGGCGACGTGTGCGGCACCGGGCCGGTCGCCGCCTCCCGCACCGCCCTGGTCCGGCACAGCACCCGCGCCTTCGCCCGCGTGCTGACCGGCCCCGATCAGATCTGCGCGGCGGCCAGCGAGGCGCTGCTGCAGCAGGAGGAGCTGAACGGCGCGTTCTGCAGCATGGCGTACGCGAGCCTGCGCACCGGCGGCGACCGGATCACCGTCGACCTGGTGCTGGCCGGGCACCCCCGGCCGCTGCTGCGCCACGCCGACGGCCGGGTCTGCGAGATCGGCACCTCCGGCACCGTGCTGGGGGTGGTCCGCGACGTGGCGTACACGGTCACCCGCCACCACCTGACCCCCGGCGAGACGCTGCTGTTCTACACCGACGGCGCCAGCGAACGCCGCCACGGCGACCGTTTCCTGGCTGCCGACGGCCTGCGCGACCTGCTCGCCGAGGCGCCCGCCGGCTCGGCCGAGGAGCTGCTCGACCACCTGATGGAACGGATCCTCGGCTTCAGCGACCAGCCGCTCGCCGACGATCTGGCCCTGGTGGCCGTCCACAGTGAATAA
- a CDS encoding DUF397 domain-containing protein, translated as MTIDLTVANWQKSTRSGGSGECVEVALNLPNAPGFVAVRHSHRPDAEVITYTDAEWVAFLGGVRDGEFDKP; from the coding sequence ATGACCATCGATCTGACGGTCGCCAACTGGCAGAAGTCCACACGCTCCGGCGGCAGCGGAGAGTGCGTCGAGGTGGCTCTTAACCTACCGAACGCGCCCGGTTTCGTAGCAGTCCGGCACAGCCACCGCCCCGACGCCGAGGTGATCACCTACACCGACGCCGAGTGGGTGGCCTTCCTCGGCGGAGTCCGTGACGGCGAGTTCGACAAACCGTAG
- a CDS encoding LysR family transcriptional regulator, producing the protein MELRHLRVFDAVARTGTVTDAAVSLGMAPSSVSEQIRALENSLTVSLFERRATGMRLTGDGQRLVGWARQLLDLADRATADMTGQRSDVRLGALETLVATCVPAVLARLAERRPHLRVGIQSSADRLALLTDVDAGRLDAALLLDTGSTLGELGFRPPAASLRFLDLAPVPLTLVTEPHHELQRRPSHPTSLHGQRLLLNAPNCSFALAADKLLGPGPERTFVGSLPTARSWAEQGLGVALLPEFAIADAVRNGTLAVLDFPLPALTLRLVWRADRENTPHVRDLLYAASAYAPERAPGLTRRTAPSSSHQEAIGDGRITR; encoded by the coding sequence GTGGAACTCCGTCATCTGCGCGTCTTCGACGCCGTCGCCCGCACCGGCACCGTCACCGACGCCGCGGTGTCGCTGGGCATGGCGCCGTCGAGTGTCTCCGAACAGATCCGCGCCCTGGAGAACTCCCTCACCGTGTCCCTGTTCGAACGCCGCGCCACCGGCATGCGGTTGACCGGCGACGGGCAACGCCTCGTCGGCTGGGCCCGCCAACTGCTCGACCTGGCAGACCGGGCGACCGCCGACATGACGGGTCAACGATCCGACGTACGACTCGGCGCCCTGGAGACCCTCGTAGCCACCTGCGTCCCCGCGGTGCTGGCCCGGCTCGCTGAACGCCGGCCCCACCTTCGCGTCGGCATCCAGTCCAGCGCCGACCGGCTCGCCCTGCTCACCGACGTCGACGCCGGACGGCTCGACGCGGCTCTGCTGCTGGACACCGGCAGCACCCTCGGCGAGCTCGGCTTCCGGCCGCCGGCGGCATCGCTACGCTTCCTGGACCTCGCCCCCGTCCCGCTCACCCTCGTGACCGAACCCCACCACGAGCTCCAACGCCGACCATCGCACCCCACCAGCCTGCACGGCCAGCGGCTGCTCCTCAACGCGCCGAACTGCTCCTTCGCCCTGGCCGCCGACAAGCTGCTCGGCCCCGGCCCCGAACGGACCTTCGTCGGCTCCCTCCCCACCGCCCGCTCCTGGGCAGAACAGGGACTCGGCGTCGCCCTCCTGCCGGAATTCGCCATCGCCGACGCCGTCCGAAACGGAACCCTCGCCGTCCTGGACTTCCCCCTACCCGCGCTCACGCTGCGCCTCGTCTGGCGCGCCGACCGCGAGAACACGCCCCACGTCCGGGATCTGCTCTACGCCGCCAGTGCATACGCACCCGAACGGGCGCCAGGTCTGACGCGAAGGACAGCACCGTCGTCATCCCATCAGGAGGCGATCGGCGATGGTCGGATCACTCGGTGA
- a CDS encoding MFS transporter: MTPSSTGVSPAGRDPVAVRRGIALSGVSLGYFMVLLDMTVLAVAEPDVARALHASVAGLQWTTTGYTVVFGALLLSAGAVADRYGAHRVFRAGVAAFGLLSLLCAAAPTVSALVALRVLQGAAAAACVPASLALIARLYPDPARRTRAIGTWAAISGAAVAVGPVVGGLLVDAFGWRAVFVVNAPITVLVLVLASGAFLRCPATDRPVQAAAQVVLGVAMAAGTDAVIAAGRASWLHAGGAAAVAMLAVAVFARRERTGSTPVLPRELLAGPGIPAGLFVGAAVNFTLNGTLFVLPLLLVQDRHLDAAGTGLRLLPLTLPFVVNPPLTGRLVSRFGPRPPVLTGLGLLAAGSAGLAWVAWSTAGDGWLAAALLVVGVGVSLVLPAVVAVVLSAAPPAAAGAGSGLLNAARQLGATAGVAMMGALLHTGVRTGAGGALFLAAVVCAVAAAWFGFGGRRRGGPENRTRFDQGRLPRTPWRSSPGR, encoded by the coding sequence GTGACTCCATCCTCAACCGGCGTTTCGCCGGCCGGCCGGGACCCGGTGGCGGTGCGACGCGGTATTGCGCTGTCGGGTGTCTCGCTCGGCTATTTCATGGTCCTGCTGGATATGACGGTGCTGGCTGTCGCCGAGCCGGACGTGGCCCGGGCGTTGCACGCGTCGGTGGCCGGTCTGCAGTGGACGACGACCGGCTACACGGTGGTGTTCGGTGCGCTGCTGTTGTCCGCGGGAGCGGTGGCCGACCGGTACGGCGCGCACCGGGTCTTTCGTGCCGGGGTCGCGGCGTTCGGGCTGCTGTCCCTGCTGTGCGCGGCGGCGCCGACAGTGTCGGCATTGGTCGCGTTGCGTGTCCTGCAAGGAGCGGCGGCGGCCGCGTGTGTGCCTGCTTCGCTGGCTCTGATCGCCCGGTTGTATCCGGATCCGGCGCGGCGTACCCGGGCGATCGGCACGTGGGCGGCGATCAGCGGGGCCGCGGTCGCCGTCGGCCCGGTCGTCGGTGGTCTCCTGGTGGACGCGTTCGGCTGGCGGGCGGTGTTCGTGGTGAACGCGCCGATCACGGTCCTCGTGCTCGTGCTGGCCTCGGGTGCGTTTCTGCGATGCCCGGCCACCGACCGGCCTGTTCAGGCGGCGGCCCAGGTCGTCCTCGGCGTCGCGATGGCCGCGGGCACCGACGCGGTGATTGCCGCCGGGCGGGCGTCGTGGCTGCACGCCGGCGGGGCAGCGGCGGTGGCGATGCTCGCGGTGGCGGTGTTCGCCCGCCGGGAACGGACCGGCAGCACCCCGGTGCTTCCCCGCGAGCTGCTGGCCGGTCCCGGCATCCCGGCCGGCCTGTTCGTCGGTGCGGCCGTCAACTTCACCCTCAACGGGACCCTGTTCGTGCTACCGCTGCTGCTGGTCCAGGACCGTCATCTCGATGCGGCCGGCACCGGTCTGAGGTTGCTGCCGTTGACCCTGCCGTTCGTCGTCAACCCACCGCTGACCGGTCGCCTGGTGAGCCGTTTCGGGCCGCGTCCGCCGGTGCTCACCGGGCTCGGGCTGCTCGCGGCCGGCAGTGCGGGGCTCGCCTGGGTGGCCTGGTCGACCGCCGGGGACGGGTGGCTCGCCGCTGCCCTCCTGGTGGTCGGGGTCGGCGTGTCGCTGGTGCTGCCCGCCGTGGTCGCCGTCGTGCTCAGCGCCGCACCGCCGGCCGCCGCGGGTGCCGGGAGCGGCCTGCTCAACGCCGCACGCCAGCTCGGCGCGACGGCAGGCGTGGCGATGATGGGGGCGCTGCTGCACACCGGCGTCCGCACCGGCGCCGGCGGTGCGCTGTTCCTGGCCGCCGTCGTCTGTGCGGTGGCCGCGGCGTGGTTCGGCTTCGGCGGCCGGCGGCGCGGCGGCCCGGAGAACCGGACAAGATTCGACCAAGGACGATTGCCGCGTACGCCATGGCGATCTTCACCCGGGCGATGA
- a CDS encoding DUF397 domain-containing protein → MSLDLSGAEWRKSARSGGSGQCVEVALELPSAPGFVAVRHSQRPSAEVIVYTDTEWAAFLGGVRDGEFDKK, encoded by the coding sequence GTGAGTCTTGATCTGTCCGGCGCGGAGTGGCGCAAGTCGGCACGATCCGGCGGAAGCGGCCAGTGCGTCGAGGTCGCCTTGGAGCTGCCGAGTGCGCCGGGCTTCGTAGCGGTTCGGCACAGCCAGCGTCCGAGTGCCGAGGTCATCGTCTATACCGACACGGAGTGGGCCGCCTTCCTCGGCGGTGTCCGCGACGGCGAGTTCGACAAGAAGTAA
- a CDS encoding PepSY domain-containing protein: MAVTPDLAVPETDPTPVKSGRRPSAFGALLVRLHFYAGLLVAPLLLVAAITGMLYAFIPQLEHLAYRAELVVTDPGGPALPLAEQVASARAAHPAGDLLTVRPGEGSATTQVDFSDAALDADHQHTVYVNPYTGRVTGQLTTWWAATPLTEWLDNLHANLHLGETGALYSELAASWLWVLALGGVLLWWRRQRDRKRRMFVPDLTARKGVRRTRGWHAATGLWITVGLLFLSATGLTWSNHAGANFTALIDAMNSSRPAVTTDLTGTAAASGGHHAAMAMGGADGGTVDPAAITGVYGAATAAGLSGPLSITVPADPKTAWSVTEIDSRWPVGRDSVAVDSTGRIVQRIDFADWPLLAKLTQWGIYAHMGQLFGLPNQLLLAALALGLICVIIWGYRMWWQRRPTRAARRAPVGTAPAGGNWTGLPAWTIVIGLPLLFAVGWFLPLFGIPLLAFLALDTIAGLIRPRRGPAVPVSPAPAGR, translated from the coding sequence ATGGCCGTGACGCCCGATCTCGCCGTGCCCGAAACCGACCCGACACCCGTGAAATCCGGCCGGCGGCCGTCCGCCTTCGGCGCTCTGCTGGTGCGTCTGCACTTCTACGCCGGCCTCCTGGTGGCGCCGTTACTGCTGGTCGCGGCGATCACCGGGATGTTGTACGCGTTCATCCCGCAACTGGAACACCTCGCCTACCGCGCCGAGCTGGTGGTCACCGACCCCGGCGGCCCGGCGCTGCCACTGGCCGAGCAGGTCGCCTCGGCCCGGGCGGCACACCCGGCCGGGGATCTGCTCACCGTACGGCCGGGGGAGGGGAGCGCCACCACCCAGGTGGACTTCAGCGACGCCGCACTGGACGCCGACCACCAGCACACGGTGTACGTGAACCCGTACACCGGCCGGGTCACCGGTCAGCTCACCACCTGGTGGGCGGCCACCCCGCTCACCGAGTGGCTCGACAACCTGCACGCCAATCTGCACCTGGGCGAGACCGGCGCGCTCTACTCCGAGCTGGCCGCCAGCTGGCTGTGGGTCCTCGCCCTCGGCGGCGTGCTGCTGTGGTGGCGCCGCCAGCGGGACCGGAAGCGGCGGATGTTCGTCCCCGACCTGACCGCCCGCAAGGGCGTGCGCCGCACCCGCGGCTGGCATGCCGCCACCGGCCTGTGGATCACCGTCGGCCTGCTGTTCCTCTCCGCGACCGGCCTGACCTGGTCCAACCACGCCGGTGCCAACTTCACCGCGTTGATCGACGCGATGAACTCCAGCCGCCCGGCGGTCACCACCGACCTGACCGGCACCGCCGCCGCCAGCGGCGGGCACCACGCCGCAATGGCGATGGGTGGCGCGGACGGCGGCACGGTCGACCCGGCGGCGATCACCGGCGTGTACGGCGCGGCGACCGCCGCGGGCCTGTCCGGACCACTGTCGATCACCGTGCCGGCCGACCCGAAGACCGCCTGGAGCGTCACCGAGATCGACAGCCGCTGGCCGGTCGGCCGGGACAGCGTCGCCGTCGACAGCACCGGGAGGATCGTGCAGCGGATCGACTTCGCCGACTGGCCGCTGCTCGCCAAGCTCACCCAGTGGGGCATCTACGCCCACATGGGCCAGTTGTTCGGCCTGCCCAACCAACTGCTCCTCGCCGCCCTCGCCCTCGGCCTGATCTGCGTCATCATCTGGGGCTACCGCATGTGGTGGCAGCGCCGCCCGACCCGCGCCGCCCGCCGCGCCCCGGTCGGCACCGCGCCGGCCGGCGGCAACTGGACCGGCCTGCCGGCGTGGACGATCGTCATCGGACTGCCGCTGCTCTTCGCGGTCGGCTGGTTCCTGCCGCTGTTCGGCATCCCGCTGCTCGCCTTCCTGGCCCTCGACACGATCGCCGGCCTGATCCGGCCACGTCGCGGCCCGGCCGTCCCGGTCAGTCCGGCCCCGGCCGGCCGGTGA
- a CDS encoding fasciclin domain-containing protein, whose protein sequence is MRLTRLGKKAAAVATTAVVASTLTAAPAFAHGTAQPLKTRSLAAVLTADKSGFDRNGRDYDILTAAVQAVLKAKPASPVGVLADGNTALTAFLPDDHAFELLVADIQHSKRLPSEKAAFTAVAGLGIDTVESVLLYHVVPGATIDRKAALKADGAKLKTAAGATVTVDVYGFCVKRIALIDADTSDRNPRVNRFDINKGNKQIAHGIDRVLRPIDLP, encoded by the coding sequence ATGAGGCTCACCCGACTCGGCAAGAAGGCCGCCGCCGTGGCCACCACCGCCGTCGTCGCCAGCACCCTCACCGCCGCACCGGCCTTCGCTCACGGCACGGCGCAGCCGCTGAAGACCCGGTCGCTGGCCGCGGTCCTCACCGCGGACAAGTCCGGCTTCGACCGCAACGGCCGCGACTACGACATCCTGACCGCCGCCGTGCAGGCGGTGCTGAAGGCGAAGCCGGCCAGCCCGGTCGGCGTCCTCGCCGACGGCAACACCGCGCTGACCGCGTTCCTCCCCGACGACCACGCCTTCGAGCTCCTGGTCGCCGACATCCAGCACAGCAAGCGCCTGCCGAGCGAGAAGGCCGCGTTCACCGCGGTCGCCGGGCTCGGCATCGACACGGTCGAGTCGGTCCTGCTCTACCACGTCGTGCCGGGCGCCACGATCGACCGCAAGGCGGCTCTCAAGGCCGACGGCGCCAAGCTGAAGACGGCGGCCGGCGCCACGGTCACCGTCGACGTGTACGGCTTCTGCGTCAAGCGGATCGCCCTGATCGACGCGGACACCAGCGACCGGAACCCGCGGGTCAACCGTTTCGACATCAACAAGGGCAACAAGCAGATCGCCCACGGCATCGACCGGGTGCTGCGCCCGATCGACCTGCCCTGA